A stretch of Episyrphus balteatus chromosome 2, idEpiBalt1.1, whole genome shotgun sequence DNA encodes these proteins:
- the LOC129909387 gene encoding transmembrane protease serine 9-like yields the protein MKGLIFVLLLGVALTSALNLRTSNVIMPISIAGRSPSPRITNGLTAKTGQFNFQVGLSMRMSLFTMQLCGGSLISPEWIVTAAHCTDGARSISAYLGSNTLMGGQKVKVLETIIHSDWNMKESTAHDISLLRIAPVTLGPQIGLVNLPALSRSGDYEKYLNEKVIASGWGMTSDDPKADSPEELQYAEMKIVSNLKCTLVFGDVAPSNICAQGPKGTSTCSGDSGGPLVTESSKTLIGLTSFGSAAGCTLGLPEVFTRITSYRSWILEHTGVVSKVVSFIQGVKWTKTMKGLIFVLLLGVVALTSALNAGRSPSPRITNGLTAKPAQFNYQVGLSSRMSLLTMQLCGGSLISPEWIVTAAHCTEGVKSINAYLGSNTLMGGKKVKVLETIIHSDYNSTGLADNDISLLRIAPVTLGPEIGLINLPAISKDGYYEKYLHEKVIASGWGMTSDDPRDNSPEELQYAEMKVVTNFKCELFFRDAVQPTNLCAQGPRGTSTCSGDSGGPLVTESTKTLIGLTSFGSAAGCTLGLPEAFTRITSYRSWILEHTGI from the exons ATGAAGGGtttgatttttgtattgctTCTGGGTGTTGCCCTAACATCGGCCCTCAACTTAAGGACATCAAATGTTATCATGCCCATTTCTATCGCGGGTCGTAGCCCAAGTCCTCGTATCACCAATGGTTTGACCGCCAAAACTGGACAATTCAACTTTCAAGTTGGTTTGAGCATGCGGATGAGCCTTTTCACCATGCAATTGTGTGGAGGTTCATTGATCTCTCCCGAATGGATTGTTACCGCTGCTCACTGTACTGACGG AGCTAGGTCTATTTCTGCCTATCTGGGAAGCAACACACTAATGGGAGGTCAAAAAGTTAAGGTTTTGGAAACAATCATTCACAGCGATTGGAATATGAAAGAATCAACTGCACATGACATATCTCTCTTGCGCATTGCTCCCGTCACCCTTGGACCACAAATTGGACTCGTCAACTTGCCTGCTCTATCCAGATCTGGtgattatgaaaaatatttgaatgaaaaagtcATTGCTTCCGGATGGGGTATGACTAGTGACG ATCCAAAGGCAGACTCTCCTGAAGAGCTACAGTACGCTGAAATGAAAATCGTATCAAACTTAAAATGTACGTTGGTTTTCGGTGATGTCGCACCATCGAACATTTGCGCCCAAGGACCTAAGGGAACATCAACATGCTCTGGAGATTCCGGTGGTCCACTTGTCACTGAATCAAGTAAAACTCTTATTGGTCTTACATCCTTTGGATCAGCTGCTGGTTGCACTTTGGGTCTTCCAGAGGTTTTCACTCGTATCACTAGTTACAGATCATGGATCTTAGAGCATACTGGAGTG GTTTCAAAAGTCGTCAGTTTTATTCAGGGAGTTAAGTggactaaaacaatgaaaggtttgatttttgtattgcttttGGGAGTTGTTGCCCTAACATCAGCCCTCAACGCGGGTCGTAGCCCAAGTCCACGTATTACCAATGGTTTGACTGCCAAACCTGCACAATTCAACTACCAAGTTGGTTTGAGCAGTAGGATGAGCTTGTTGACCATGCAATTATGTGGAGGTTCATTGATCTCTCCCGAGTGGATTGTAACCGCTGCTCATTGTACTGAAGG agtaAAGTCTATTAATGCCTATCTGGGAAGCAACACACTAATGGGAGGTAAAAAAGTTAAGGTTTTGGAAACAATCATCCATAGCGATTATAATTCAACCGGACTAGCTGACAATGATATATCTTTATTGCGCATTGCTCCCGTCACCCTTGGACCAGAAATTGGACTCATCAACTTGCCAGCTATATCCAAAGATGGTTATTATGAAAAATACTTGCATGAAAAAGTCATTGCTTCCGGCTGGGGCATGACTAGTGACG ATCCAAGGGACAACTCTCCTGAAGAGCTTCAGTACGCCGAAATGAAAGTCGTAACAAACTTTAAGTGCGAGCTGTTTTTCAGAGATGCTGTCCAGCCAACAAATCTGTGCGCCCAAGGACCAAGGGGAACATCAACTTGCTCTGGAGATTCCGGTGGCCCCCTTGTCACTGAATCAACTAAAACTCTTATTGGTCTAACATCCTTTGGATCAGCTGCTGGTTGCACTTTGGGTCTTCCAGAGGCTTTCACTCGTATCACTAGTTACAGATCATGGATCTTAGAGCATACTGGAATCTAA